A genomic region of Deinococcus humi contains the following coding sequences:
- the lepB gene encoding signal peptidase I encodes MTASATRSPQPWLATVLALLLGPWGALYTGGVFAFLVLLVYLALLCLVGLPPQGRGAAAALVAGAGAFVWSRLSLGAKLPPALRRFDRLSVPQALLLGVVIFGTLLLMTRTAVTVINYRGYSMAPALISGDQASAVLAPALRGEVHRGDLISFRYPGAKATIVSRVVGVAGDTVEVRRGVLLVGEQVADDPAAFAALQAAGCVDEELFFNNRAVAKRLGAVGEEEDPAPVPVPVGSVAVISDNRSDLFPDSRAFGFLPLSEIRAKVIVSRPDYAGMRPEDCLLPTNPRR; translated from the coding sequence GTGACTGCCTCTGCAACCCGTTCGCCCCAGCCCTGGCTGGCCACCGTCCTCGCCCTGCTCCTCGGTCCATGGGGTGCGCTGTACACCGGTGGCGTCTTTGCCTTCCTGGTTTTGTTGGTGTATCTGGCGCTGCTGTGCCTCGTGGGCCTGCCACCGCAGGGACGCGGCGCGGCAGCGGCGCTGGTGGCCGGCGCCGGCGCGTTTGTCTGGTCTCGTCTGTCACTGGGGGCAAAGTTGCCCCCAGCCCTGCGCCGCTTTGACCGCCTCTCGGTGCCTCAGGCGCTGCTGCTGGGAGTCGTGATTTTTGGGACGCTGCTGCTCATGACCCGCACGGCCGTCACCGTGATCAACTACCGCGGCTACTCGATGGCGCCGGCGCTGATCTCCGGGGACCAGGCCTCGGCGGTGCTGGCGCCGGCGCTGCGCGGCGAGGTGCATCGGGGAGACCTGATCAGCTTCAGATATCCCGGCGCAAAGGCCACCATCGTTTCGCGGGTTGTTGGGGTGGCTGGGGACACGGTCGAGGTCCGGCGCGGCGTGTTGCTTGTGGGGGAACAGGTCGCCGATGACCCGGCCGCGTTCGCGGCGTTGCAGGCCGCCGGCTGCGTGGACGAGGAATTGTTCTTCAACAACCGCGCCGTGGCGAAAAGGCTTGGCGCCGTGGGCGAGGAGGAAGATCCAGCGCCGGTCCCCGTCCCCGTGGGCTCGGTGGCGGTCATCTCGGACAACCGCTCGGACCTGTTCCCAGACTCGCGGGCGTTCGGTTTTTTACCGCTGTCGGAAATTCGCGCCAAGGTGATTGTGTCCCGGCCAGATTACGCGGGCATGCGTCCAGAAGATTGCCTGCTGCCTACGAATCCAAGACGTTGA
- a CDS encoding helix-turn-helix domain-containing protein, translated as MYTILEVAQMARVTDRTIRNHIRLGLLHARHLGRAVCIADTNLLAYLSR; from the coding sequence ATGTACACCATTCTCGAAGTGGCCCAGATGGCCCGGGTCACGGACCGCACCATCCGCAACCACATTCGCCTGGGGCTGCTGCACGCCCGTCACCTGGGCCGCGCGGTGTGCATCGCGGACACCAATCTGCTCGCCTACCTGTCGCGCTAA